A single region of the Arthrobacter sp. PAMC25564 genome encodes:
- a CDS encoding cytochrome ubiquinol oxidase subunit I, whose product MDALEIARWQFGITTVYHFMMVPLTIGLGLVVALIQTLWYRTGKPEYLRMTKFWGKLFLINFIMGVATGIVQEFQFGMAWSEYSRFVGDVFGAPLAMEALLAFFVESTFLGLWIFGWKQLKRGVHLACLWIAVIGSVFSAYFIIVANSWMQHPVGVEMINGRPVMTDAWAVFTNNTALVAVPHTLFGALAVAGAFLLGIAWYHLWRRRHDGIDTVDADGKVIPGESAIPGRDRADHAVWIRSLRIGAVVAMISFAGTALTGDLQGKLMFEQQPMKMAAAEAACHDGTGFSVLSLGNVGSKNCDDVVAVIEIPGILSFLAKGDFSTEVKGVNSLLGQYKADYGTHLPDNPIYGDRAGQEIQYVPVMEVTYWGFRMMIGFGGIAAFAALVALWATRKGTVPASRGLMRVAVFGILAPFGANAAGWIFTEMGRQPFVVAPNPDASGIDQVFMFTAAAVSPGVSAGELITSLVVLTAVYAVLLVVEVKLLVQYIRGGVVSAMPELTHAAGKDVPPGDGTPGAGGPGADDVLAFAY is encoded by the coding sequence TTGGACGCCTTGGAAATCGCACGCTGGCAATTCGGTATCACCACCGTCTACCACTTCATGATGGTTCCGTTGACGATCGGCCTTGGCCTCGTCGTGGCCCTGATCCAGACGCTCTGGTACCGCACCGGCAAACCGGAGTACCTCCGGATGACCAAGTTCTGGGGCAAGCTCTTCCTGATCAACTTCATCATGGGCGTGGCCACCGGGATCGTGCAGGAATTCCAGTTCGGCATGGCCTGGAGCGAGTACAGCCGCTTTGTCGGGGACGTCTTCGGGGCGCCGCTGGCCATGGAGGCCCTGCTGGCGTTCTTCGTGGAATCCACCTTCCTGGGCCTCTGGATCTTCGGCTGGAAGCAGCTCAAGCGCGGCGTCCACCTCGCCTGCCTCTGGATCGCCGTGATCGGTTCCGTCTTCTCCGCCTACTTCATCATCGTGGCGAACAGCTGGATGCAGCACCCCGTCGGCGTCGAAATGATCAACGGGCGGCCCGTCATGACCGACGCGTGGGCCGTCTTCACCAACAACACCGCTCTCGTCGCAGTCCCGCACACCCTCTTTGGCGCTCTCGCCGTCGCCGGCGCCTTCCTGCTCGGCATCGCCTGGTACCACCTGTGGCGCCGCCGCCACGACGGCATTGACACCGTCGACGCCGACGGCAAGGTGATCCCCGGCGAGTCCGCGATCCCGGGACGCGACCGCGCCGATCACGCTGTCTGGATCCGCTCGCTGCGGATCGGCGCCGTCGTCGCCATGATCTCCTTCGCCGGCACCGCGCTCACCGGTGACCTCCAGGGCAAGCTCATGTTCGAACAGCAGCCGATGAAGATGGCCGCCGCAGAGGCTGCCTGCCACGACGGCACCGGCTTCTCCGTACTCAGCCTCGGCAACGTTGGATCCAAGAACTGCGACGACGTCGTGGCCGTGATCGAGATCCCCGGCATCCTTTCCTTCCTGGCCAAGGGCGACTTCAGCACCGAGGTCAAGGGCGTGAACAGCCTCCTGGGCCAGTACAAGGCCGATTACGGCACCCACCTGCCGGACAACCCGATCTACGGCGACCGGGCCGGGCAGGAGATCCAGTACGTGCCCGTCATGGAAGTCACCTACTGGGGATTCCGGATGATGATCGGCTTCGGCGGAATCGCGGCCTTCGCGGCGCTCGTGGCGCTCTGGGCCACCCGCAAGGGAACCGTTCCCGCCTCCCGGGGGCTCATGCGGGTGGCGGTCTTCGGCATTCTGGCACCGTTCGGGGCCAACGCCGCGGGCTGGATCTTCACCGAGATGGGCCGCCAGCCCTTCGTCGTTGCTCCGAACCCTGATGCCAGCGGCATCGACCAGGTCTTTATGTTCACCGCTGCGGCCGTCTCACCCGGGGTCTCCGCGGGCGAGCTGATCACCTCCCTCGTGGTGCTGACCGCCGTCTATGCGGTGCTGCTGGTGGTCGAGGTCAAGCTCCTGGTCCAGTACATCCGCGGCGGCGTGGTCTCGGCCATGCCTGAGCTCACGCACGCGGCCGGCAAGGACGTCCCGCCCGGGGACGGAACGCCGGGCGCCGGCGGGCCCGGGGCCGACGACGTCCTGGCATTCGCCTACTAG
- a CDS encoding BlaI/MecI/CopY family transcriptional regulator: protein MASLGELERAVMDLLWAGQEAATANALRDLLAQSTRSEDGSSGHEGKDLAVTTVLTVLSRLERKGLVERERGTRPHRYQAVSSRADHTAELMHEVLGSAPDREAVLARFIGSVTDTEAETLRKLLGRS from the coding sequence ATGGCAAGTCTCGGTGAACTGGAACGGGCAGTGATGGATCTGCTCTGGGCAGGCCAAGAGGCTGCAACGGCCAACGCGTTGCGGGACCTGCTCGCGCAGAGCACCCGGTCCGAGGACGGCAGTTCCGGACACGAGGGCAAGGACCTGGCCGTCACCACTGTACTCACCGTGCTCTCCCGCCTGGAGCGGAAGGGCCTGGTCGAACGCGAACGCGGCACCCGCCCGCACCGCTATCAGGCGGTGTCCAGCCGGGCCGACCACACCGCGGAGCTCATGCACGAGGTGCTGGGATCCGCCCCTGACCGCGAGGCTGTGCTGGCGCGGTTCATTGGTTCCGTCACGGACACTGAAGCGGAGACTTTGCGCAAACTGCTGGGCCGCAGCTAG
- a CDS encoding M56 family metallopeptidase, protein MFWTSYLLAVLAIVLAWPVPILLSRAQWPARSPFTAMLLWQAIALAGGLSMIGAMLVYGLEPVGDSLLAGLTALAGMVFHNAPTTELGFWHIFALSAAGLLTAHLVFTLLLTYYKIQRQRRRHRELLDLLASPSADGPGTMVINLDSPVAYCLPGGARSVTVLSDGLMAALEPGELRAVLIHENAHLGQRHHLLLWAFAAWRQALPWLPTTRLAQESVSSLIEMLADDVALRTESRATLIKAIAIVASGAHGTPAGRLAFSQPELADFDSGQPGATGGAGSARTTASRVSRLLSPRPPLPEPLRGLVLAACLLLLAVPTALLIVPGLLG, encoded by the coding sequence ATGTTCTGGACCTCATATCTTCTGGCGGTCCTCGCGATAGTACTGGCGTGGCCGGTGCCTATCCTCCTTTCACGTGCCCAATGGCCCGCACGCTCCCCGTTCACGGCGATGCTGCTCTGGCAGGCCATCGCCCTTGCCGGCGGCCTGTCCATGATCGGCGCCATGCTTGTCTACGGGCTGGAACCGGTCGGGGACAGCCTGTTGGCCGGGCTGACGGCCCTGGCCGGAATGGTCTTCCACAATGCGCCCACCACGGAGCTGGGCTTCTGGCACATCTTCGCGCTCTCCGCCGCCGGGCTCCTGACCGCCCATCTCGTCTTCACCCTGCTGCTGACGTACTACAAGATCCAGCGGCAACGGCGGCGGCACCGCGAACTGCTGGACCTGCTCGCCTCACCGTCCGCTGACGGGCCGGGAACCATGGTGATCAACCTGGACTCCCCCGTCGCCTACTGCCTGCCGGGCGGCGCACGCTCGGTGACCGTGCTCTCCGACGGGCTCATGGCCGCCCTCGAACCCGGCGAACTCCGGGCCGTGCTGATCCACGAAAACGCCCACCTGGGCCAGCGCCATCATCTGCTGTTGTGGGCCTTCGCCGCCTGGCGCCAGGCGCTGCCGTGGCTCCCGACCACCCGGCTGGCGCAGGAATCCGTCAGTTCGCTGATCGAGATGCTCGCCGACGATGTCGCGCTGAGGACCGAAAGCAGGGCCACCCTGATCAAGGCCATCGCCATCGTGGCCAGCGGCGCCCACGGCACCCCTGCCGGCCGGCTGGCGTTCAGCCAGCCTGAGCTGGCGGACTTTGATTCCGGCCAGCCCGGCGCCACCGGCGGTGCCGGCTCGGCCCGTACCACCGCCTCCCGCGTCAGCCGGTTGCTCTCGCCCCGGCCGCCGCTTCCGGAACCGCTCCGCGGGCTGGTTCTTGCCGCCTGCCTCCTGCTGCTCGCGGTGCCGACGGCGCTGCTGATCGTTCCCGGCCTGCTCGGCTGA
- a CDS encoding DNA topoisomerase IV subunit B, whose protein sequence is MAPSSDYTARHLSVLEGLEAVRKRPGMYIGSTDSRGLMHCLWEIIDNSVDEALAGFGHDIKIILHADNSVEIHDDGRGVPVDIEPKTGLSGVEVVFTKLHAGGKFGGGSYTASGGLHGVGASVVNALSARLDVEVDRGGKTYKMSFRRGEPGRFKDTGAKPDPASVFEPFVDGSVLDVIGKAKRGVTGTRIRYWADRQIFTPDARFSYDELASRARQTSFLVPGLKLTVRDDRKVAGTPGESGPHEEIFHHDGGISEFVDFLAADPAVTDIWRLHGAGKFKETVPVIDERGHSQLAEVERDCEVDVALRWGIGYDSTVRSFVNIISTPKGGTHQSGFEQALLKTFRKAVETNARKLKAGNDKIEKDDIFAGLTAVLTVRLAEPQFEGQTKEILGTSAVRAIVAKVVEHEINAKLTSAHRNDKAQSALLLEKIVSEMKSRISARVHKETQRRKNALETSSMPTKLADCRTDDVARSELFIVEGDSALGTAKLARSSDFQALLPIRGKILNVQKASVGDMLSNAECAALIQVVGAGSGRSFDISAARYGKVILMTDADVDGAHIRTLLLTLFFRYMRPMIDHGRVYAAVPPLHRVEVINAGQKANEMIYTYSEAELHGLLARLAQEGKRYKEPIQRYKGLGEMDAGQLAETTMDPRHRTLRKVGIENAKQAEDTFDLLMGSDVAPRKDFIIAGAASLDRERIDA, encoded by the coding sequence GTGGCACCAAGTTCTGATTACACCGCCCGGCATCTCTCCGTGTTGGAAGGCCTTGAAGCCGTCCGCAAGCGCCCGGGCATGTACATCGGCTCCACGGACTCCCGCGGCCTCATGCACTGCCTCTGGGAAATCATTGACAACTCCGTGGATGAGGCCCTCGCCGGCTTCGGCCACGACATCAAGATCATCCTGCACGCGGACAACTCGGTGGAGATCCACGACGACGGCCGCGGCGTCCCGGTGGACATCGAGCCCAAGACCGGGCTGAGCGGCGTCGAGGTGGTCTTCACCAAGCTCCATGCCGGCGGCAAGTTCGGCGGCGGCTCCTACACGGCCTCGGGCGGCCTGCACGGCGTCGGCGCCTCCGTTGTGAATGCCCTCTCGGCCCGGCTGGACGTCGAGGTGGACCGCGGCGGAAAGACCTACAAGATGTCCTTCCGGCGGGGCGAACCCGGGCGTTTCAAGGACACCGGGGCCAAGCCGGACCCGGCCTCCGTGTTCGAGCCCTTCGTCGACGGCTCGGTGCTGGACGTGATCGGCAAGGCCAAGCGCGGCGTCACGGGCACCCGGATCCGCTACTGGGCCGACCGCCAGATTTTCACCCCCGACGCCAGGTTCTCCTACGACGAGCTCGCCTCCCGGGCCCGCCAGACTTCCTTCCTGGTGCCCGGGCTGAAGCTCACGGTCCGGGACGACCGCAAGGTTGCCGGCACGCCGGGCGAGTCCGGGCCGCATGAGGAAATCTTCCACCACGACGGCGGCATCTCCGAGTTCGTTGACTTCCTCGCCGCCGATCCGGCCGTTACGGACATCTGGCGCCTGCACGGCGCCGGGAAGTTCAAGGAGACCGTGCCGGTCATTGACGAAAGGGGCCACAGCCAGCTCGCCGAGGTCGAGCGGGACTGCGAGGTCGACGTCGCCCTGCGCTGGGGAATCGGCTACGACAGCACCGTGCGCAGCTTTGTCAACATCATTTCCACCCCCAAGGGCGGAACGCACCAGTCTGGCTTCGAGCAGGCGCTGCTCAAGACGTTCCGCAAAGCCGTGGAGACCAACGCCCGCAAGCTCAAGGCCGGCAACGACAAGATTGAAAAGGACGACATCTTCGCCGGGCTCACGGCGGTGCTGACCGTCCGGCTGGCCGAGCCGCAGTTCGAGGGCCAGACCAAGGAAATCCTGGGCACCTCGGCCGTCCGCGCCATCGTGGCCAAGGTCGTCGAGCACGAGATCAACGCCAAGCTGACCTCGGCGCACCGCAACGACAAGGCCCAGTCCGCGCTGCTGCTGGAAAAGATCGTCAGCGAGATGAAGTCCCGCATCTCGGCCCGCGTCCACAAGGAAACCCAGCGCCGCAAGAACGCGCTGGAGACCTCCTCGATGCCCACCAAACTGGCCGACTGCCGCACGGACGACGTCGCGCGCTCCGAGCTGTTCATCGTGGAAGGCGACTCGGCGCTCGGCACGGCCAAGCTGGCACGGTCCTCGGACTTCCAGGCGTTGCTGCCGATCCGCGGCAAGATCCTGAACGTCCAGAAGGCCTCGGTGGGGGACATGCTCTCCAACGCCGAATGCGCCGCCTTGATCCAGGTGGTGGGCGCCGGCTCGGGCCGGAGCTTCGACATCAGCGCGGCCCGCTACGGCAAGGTGATCCTGATGACGGACGCCGACGTCGACGGCGCCCATATCCGGACACTGCTCCTGACGCTGTTCTTCCGCTACATGCGACCTATGATCGACCACGGTCGCGTCTACGCCGCCGTCCCCCCGCTGCACCGGGTGGAGGTCATCAATGCGGGCCAGAAGGCCAACGAGATGATCTACACCTACTCCGAGGCGGAACTGCACGGGCTGCTGGCCAGGCTCGCCCAGGAAGGCAAGCGGTACAAGGAACCCATCCAGCGGTACAAGGGCCTGGGCGAGATGGACGCGGGGCAGCTGGCGGAGACCACGATGGACCCGCGGCACCGCACCCTGCGCAAGGTCGGGATCGAGAATGCCAAGCAGGCCGAGGATACCTTTGACCTGCTGATGGGCTCCGACGTCGCACCGCGCAAGGACTTCATCATTGCCGGCGCCGCGAGCCTGGACCGGGAGCGGATCGACGCCTGA